One genomic window of Cupriavidus oxalaticus includes the following:
- a CDS encoding acyl-CoA dehydrogenase family protein: MPSGQLDFIPAVGTADFTPRQARLLALANRLGRERFAARAATWDREASFPFANYDDLREAGLLALCVPEAFGGEGADFATYCMVGAEIGRFCGATALTYNMHICSTMWTGTLSDGIEMTPGQRAEHEARRALHFARVVRDGAVYAQPFSEGSAAAAGKAPFGTTARKVEGGWVLNGRKIFASLSGAADYYGILCTEDRGDQHPDMRDTLYIAVPGKADGLTVTGEWDPMGMRGTVSRTLLLKDVFVPDQEQLMPRGVYYRAAQTWPAMFFTLSPTYLGVAQAAYDFTVQYLRGEVPGQPPVKRRMYPTKQIAVAQMRIQLESMRSIFWRVIHEAKPNPSKDERLRLYAAHYTVMEGANDIARLAIRTCGGQSMLKDLPLERLYRDSRCGALMLPWTAELILDRMGRETLYESGERDE; encoded by the coding sequence ATGCCTTCCGGCCAGCTCGACTTCATTCCTGCCGTTGGTACGGCGGATTTCACCCCGCGCCAGGCGCGCCTGCTGGCGCTGGCCAACCGCCTGGGCCGCGAACGCTTTGCCGCGCGCGCTGCCACCTGGGACCGCGAGGCCAGCTTTCCGTTCGCCAACTACGACGACCTGCGCGAGGCCGGCCTGCTGGCGCTGTGCGTGCCGGAAGCCTTCGGCGGCGAGGGCGCGGACTTTGCCACCTATTGCATGGTGGGCGCCGAGATCGGCCGCTTCTGCGGCGCCACGGCGCTGACGTACAACATGCATATCTGCTCGACCATGTGGACCGGCACGCTGTCCGATGGCATCGAGATGACGCCCGGACAGCGCGCCGAGCACGAGGCCCGCCGCGCGCTGCATTTCGCACGCGTGGTGCGCGACGGCGCGGTCTACGCGCAGCCGTTCTCCGAAGGCTCGGCTGCGGCCGCCGGCAAGGCGCCGTTCGGCACCACCGCGCGCAAGGTCGAAGGCGGCTGGGTGCTGAATGGCCGCAAGATCTTCGCCTCGCTGTCGGGCGCGGCCGACTACTACGGCATTCTCTGCACCGAGGACCGCGGCGACCAGCATCCCGACATGCGCGATACCCTCTATATCGCCGTGCCGGGCAAGGCCGACGGCCTCACCGTCACCGGCGAATGGGATCCGATGGGCATGCGCGGCACGGTCTCGCGCACGCTGCTGCTCAAGGACGTGTTCGTGCCAGACCAGGAGCAGCTGATGCCGCGCGGGGTCTACTACCGCGCCGCGCAGACCTGGCCGGCCATGTTCTTCACGCTGTCGCCGACCTACCTCGGCGTGGCGCAGGCCGCCTACGACTTCACCGTGCAGTACCTGCGTGGCGAGGTGCCGGGCCAGCCGCCGGTCAAGCGCCGCATGTACCCGACCAAGCAGATCGCGGTGGCGCAGATGCGCATCCAGCTGGAGAGCATGCGCTCGATCTTCTGGCGCGTGATCCATGAAGCGAAGCCGAACCCTTCCAAGGACGAGCGCCTGCGCCTCTACGCCGCGCACTACACCGTGATGGAAGGCGCCAACGATATCGCGCGGCTGGCGATCCGAACCTGTGGCGGGCAGTCGATGCTCAAGGACCTGCCGCTGGAGCGCCTGTACCGCGATTCGCGCTGCGGCGCGCTGATGCTGCCCTGGACCGCCGAACTGATCCTGGACCGCATGGGCCGCGAAACGCTGTATGAATCCGGCGAGCGCGACGAATGA